A single genomic interval of Legionella israelensis harbors:
- the kdsB gene encoding 3-deoxy-manno-octulosonate cytidylyltransferase yields the protein MRTPFHVVIPARYQSSRFPGKLLMDLNGVSVIERVYRQALLAQPASIIVATDHPQIVEHVRTFNAEVMMTDASHQSGTDRIAEVVAKGDYGSEDIIVNVQGDEPFIAPELIQQVARRLSLSKAPVATLCWPITSDDLMQNPNVVKVIRNKVNQALYFSRAGIPHHRDSSSSYTGAYRHIGLYAYRAAFLLDFVNWPVCELEAYEALEQLRILWQGHPMDVEEACVEPLQDINTKEDLLRAKQLLTAI from the coding sequence ATGAGGACTCCTTTTCATGTCGTTATTCCAGCACGTTATCAATCGTCTCGTTTCCCCGGTAAGTTGCTCATGGATTTAAATGGGGTATCGGTCATCGAGCGGGTTTATCGACAAGCCTTGTTAGCGCAACCGGCCTCAATCATTGTTGCTACCGATCACCCACAGATTGTTGAGCATGTCAGAACTTTTAATGCAGAAGTGATGATGACTGATGCAAGTCATCAAAGCGGTACCGATCGCATTGCTGAAGTTGTGGCCAAAGGCGATTATGGCTCTGAGGATATCATTGTTAATGTTCAGGGAGATGAGCCCTTTATTGCTCCTGAATTAATACAACAGGTTGCCAGAAGGCTTTCCTTGAGCAAAGCTCCTGTTGCCACCCTTTGCTGGCCTATCACTTCAGATGACTTGATGCAAAATCCAAACGTAGTCAAAGTGATACGTAATAAAGTAAATCAGGCTTTATATTTTTCCCGTGCCGGCATCCCGCACCACCGTGACTCCTCGTCATCTTATACTGGCGCCTATCGTCACATTGGTTTATATGCCTATCGTGCTGCGTTTTTGTTAGATTTTGTGAACTGGCCGGTTTGTGAGCTGGAAGCTTATGAGGCGCTGGAGCAGTTACGCATTCTCTGGCAAGGCCATCCAATGGATGTAGAGGAAGCCTGCGTTGAACCTTTACAGGATATTAATACGAAAGAGGATTTGTTGCGTGCAAAACAACTGTTAACAGCGATTTAA
- a CDS encoding Trm112 family protein, with protein MDKKLLDILVCPLCKGQLLLKDKELICRFDRLAYPIRDGIPVMLETEARLIPLEEKDKL; from the coding sequence GTGGATAAAAAATTATTGGATATACTTGTTTGTCCTTTATGCAAAGGGCAGTTACTTTTAAAGGATAAAGAACTGATTTGTCGATTTGACCGGCTAGCGTATCCGATTCGTGACGGTATACCTGTGATGCTTGAAACAGAAGCTCGTCTAATTCCACTTGAGGAAAAGGATAAATTATGA
- the tsaB gene encoding tRNA (adenosine(37)-N6)-threonylcarbamoyltransferase complex dimerization subunit type 1 TsaB yields MNVLAIDTSTEIASLALKVNHEQFTLEEGQQKTHAKLLLPLIDRLLTQADVRVNQLDAIVFGRGPGSFTGLRVACSIAKGLAYAHDIRLVPVSTLAAIAFEARQQSSQDTTVLAVLDARMREIYWSVYTSSCFQTIEHVSPASDIQLPQLYSFILAGVGFEHYIEAMPESIREQISEQRLVYPKASAMIELAETGQFAAVSVNEARPVYIRNKVTQGDARG; encoded by the coding sequence ATGAATGTATTAGCTATTGACACCTCAACTGAAATCGCAAGCTTGGCGCTAAAAGTGAACCATGAACAATTCACTCTTGAAGAAGGGCAGCAAAAAACACATGCAAAGTTGTTATTGCCGTTAATTGATCGACTTTTGACACAAGCCGATGTACGGGTGAATCAACTGGATGCCATTGTCTTTGGTCGTGGGCCGGGAAGTTTTACAGGGCTTCGAGTGGCCTGTAGCATAGCGAAAGGTTTGGCCTATGCGCATGACATTCGTCTGGTTCCTGTAAGTACGCTTGCCGCTATCGCTTTTGAAGCACGTCAGCAAAGTTCGCAGGATACGACAGTTTTAGCCGTATTGGATGCTCGTATGAGAGAGATATATTGGAGTGTTTATACGTCTTCCTGTTTTCAAACCATCGAGCATGTTTCGCCTGCCTCCGATATTCAATTGCCGCAGTTATATTCATTTATTCTGGCCGGTGTTGGTTTTGAGCATTATATTGAGGCAATGCCTGAATCGATAAGAGAGCAAATCTCAGAGCAAAGACTCGTTTATCCCAAGGCATCCGCTATGATTGAGCTGGCTGAAACGGGGCAATTTGCAGCGGTCTCTGTTAATGAAGCAAGACCGGTTTACATCAGAAACAAAGTAACACAAGGGGATGCACGTGGATAA
- a CDS encoding ATP-dependent DNA helicase translates to MEINTDLVQSCRRILSDKGRLSTALPGFVSRTAQSELAAAIAQTIEQHSVLVAEAGTGTGKTFAYLIPGLLSGKKVLISTATKTLQDQLFQKDLPMLVKALGLSVRMQNLKGRANYICRYRVALYSAEASFQNPQCIHDILHVKEKLPQLKEGDRSELPELKEDSKAWPYVTSTTENCLGSECPQHSECFLMKARKRAMDADIVVINHHLFFADSRLKKQGFAELLPGFDVVIFDEAHQLPDVATGFYGERVGTRQFRELMDDVLKEWPVLDLANQPLKQLSLQAERMFDQMLSVLSTREERVSWQKIRSHHGFMALWEDWLTLKNELSICLQDEQVKEITGIKRCRERLEAIEKVLSSFENEDSHCIRWLERFKHTLVFHSTPYEIANEFGQLLKRQNSAYIFTSATLTMAGAFDSFTKPLGLGDVETLSLPSPFNFRQQALLYLPRTLPDPKDGRYHDLLLQKVLPVIDALGGRCFFLFTSHRALKQVAQRMANHLKYPLLVQGDEAKPILLARFRQLGNAVLLGTATFWEGVDVKGEALSCVIIDKLPFASPVDPVVQGKMAYLKARGLSAFDELSLPSAVIALKQGVGRLIRDVEDKGLLIIADPRLTGREYGRLILASLPKLPVTRDEEKVFSFINELALKDLKNECISY, encoded by the coding sequence GTGGAAATAAACACTGATCTTGTCCAATCATGTCGTCGGATATTGAGTGACAAAGGACGGCTATCGACGGCTTTGCCTGGTTTTGTCTCCCGTACAGCACAATCTGAACTTGCCGCTGCCATTGCTCAAACGATAGAGCAACACTCGGTTTTGGTTGCAGAAGCAGGAACAGGTACAGGGAAAACCTTTGCTTATCTCATACCAGGCCTTCTCAGCGGCAAGAAAGTGTTAATATCTACAGCAACAAAAACGCTGCAGGATCAGCTTTTTCAAAAAGATCTGCCCATGCTGGTTAAAGCGTTAGGACTTTCTGTCCGCATGCAGAATCTTAAAGGAAGGGCCAATTATATCTGTCGATATAGGGTAGCCTTATATTCGGCTGAAGCCTCCTTTCAAAACCCTCAATGTATTCATGATATCCTTCATGTCAAAGAAAAATTGCCACAACTTAAAGAAGGCGATCGAAGCGAATTGCCCGAACTTAAGGAGGATTCCAAAGCCTGGCCTTACGTGACGTCTACAACGGAGAATTGTCTTGGCAGCGAATGCCCGCAACATTCTGAGTGTTTTTTGATGAAGGCAAGAAAACGAGCCATGGATGCAGATATAGTGGTGATCAATCATCATCTGTTTTTTGCGGACTCTCGCTTGAAAAAACAAGGATTTGCAGAGCTTTTGCCCGGCTTTGATGTTGTTATTTTTGATGAGGCTCATCAGTTACCTGATGTTGCTACTGGTTTTTACGGAGAGCGTGTAGGTACTCGCCAGTTTCGCGAACTTATGGATGATGTTTTAAAAGAATGGCCAGTTTTGGATTTGGCCAATCAGCCGCTTAAGCAGCTAAGTTTGCAGGCGGAACGAATGTTTGATCAGATGCTGTCCGTTTTATCAACGCGAGAAGAGCGAGTCAGCTGGCAGAAGATTCGTTCTCATCATGGATTTATGGCATTATGGGAAGATTGGTTGACTCTAAAAAATGAGCTCAGCATTTGTTTACAGGATGAACAAGTCAAAGAGATCACGGGAATAAAACGTTGCAGGGAAAGGCTGGAGGCTATAGAAAAAGTCCTGTCCTCTTTTGAAAATGAAGACAGTCATTGTATTCGCTGGCTTGAACGTTTTAAACATACTTTGGTCTTTCATTCCACACCGTATGAAATTGCAAATGAATTCGGTCAATTATTAAAACGGCAGAACAGTGCTTATATCTTTACTTCAGCCACTTTAACCATGGCTGGTGCTTTTGACAGTTTTACCAAGCCTTTGGGGCTGGGAGACGTTGAAACACTGTCATTACCCAGTCCTTTTAATTTTCGACAGCAGGCCTTGTTATATTTGCCGCGAACGCTGCCAGACCCTAAAGATGGCCGCTATCATGATTTGCTTTTACAGAAGGTTCTCCCTGTAATTGATGCCTTGGGTGGTCGTTGTTTTTTTCTTTTTACCAGCCATCGGGCGCTAAAACAGGTTGCTCAACGAATGGCCAATCATTTAAAATATCCGCTTTTGGTACAAGGAGATGAGGCCAAGCCTATTCTGCTGGCTCGTTTTCGTCAGTTAGGTAATGCTGTTTTGTTGGGCACAGCAACGTTTTGGGAAGGGGTGGACGTGAAAGGAGAAGCATTATCCTGCGTCATTATTGATAAATTACCTTTTGCAAGCCCTGTGGATCCGGTAGTACAAGGCAAAATGGCCTATTTGAAAGCGCGAGGATTATCCGCTTTTGATGAACTGTCTTTACCCAGTGCGGTGATTGCATTAAAACAGGGAGTGGGGCGGTTAATCCGGGATGTAGAGGATAAAGGTCTATTGATCATCGCTGACCCGCGCTTGACCGGACGGGAATATGGAAGACTTATACTGGCCAGTTTACCTAAGTTGCCTGTCACCCGTGATGAAGAGAAGGTTTTTTCTTTTATAAATGAACTGGCATTAAAAGATTTAAAAAATGAATGTATTAGCTATTGA
- the fdxA gene encoding ferredoxin FdxA has translation MTFVVTESCIKCKYTDCVEVCPVDCFYEGPNFLVIHPEECIDCALCEPECPVEAIVSEDDLSDEQREFLELNAELAQKWPNITSKKNAPSDAKDWEDVADKRQYLEKEWK, from the coding sequence ATGACCTTCGTTGTTACTGAGAGTTGTATTAAATGTAAATATACAGACTGCGTGGAAGTATGTCCGGTCGACTGTTTTTATGAAGGCCCTAATTTTCTGGTGATTCATCCGGAAGAATGTATTGACTGTGCCTTATGCGAGCCTGAATGTCCAGTCGAAGCGATTGTATCGGAAGATGATTTATCTGATGAACAGCGTGAGTTTCTGGAATTGAATGCTGAACTTGCCCAAAAATGGCCAAATATAACCTCTAAAAAAAACGCTCCTTCCGATGCCAAGGATTGGGAAGATGTGGCCGACAAACGTCAATATCTTGAAAAAGAGTGGAAATAA
- a CDS encoding PilZ domain-containing protein — MPVHERRQHFRVDDHIYFDYRILKPNEPYTEQSISKQLLGENGLRYMEAAKYFHDIDLELAELTQSLSINEPTLAHYLNLLNAKIDYLSRQILMSDKAQMHKVNISLGGMAFKTKEKIQEKTPMKIIIYTKPKMVPIIVDATVVYSQYQSENHYRTAVQFGGLSKEQEQLLSRHIMQVQIKTRAD; from the coding sequence ATGCCAGTTCACGAGCGCCGCCAACATTTCAGAGTAGATGATCATATTTATTTTGATTACCGAATCCTAAAGCCCAATGAACCTTATACTGAACAATCCATCAGTAAGCAATTACTTGGAGAAAATGGACTGCGTTACATGGAAGCTGCCAAATACTTTCATGACATTGACCTTGAGTTAGCAGAGTTGACTCAATCGCTTTCCATCAATGAACCGACACTTGCTCATTATCTTAATTTGTTGAATGCCAAAATAGACTATCTGAGCCGGCAAATATTAATGAGCGATAAGGCACAAATGCATAAAGTTAACATCAGTTTAGGGGGCATGGCATTCAAAACAAAAGAAAAAATTCAGGAAAAGACACCGATGAAAATCATTATCTATACGAAGCCCAAAATGGTTCCCATCATTGTCGACGCCACGGTTGTCTATTCTCAATATCAAAGTGAAAACCACTATCGAACCGCTGTGCAATTTGGTGGATTAAGTAAAGAGCAGGAGCAGTTATTATCCCGGCATATCATGCAAGTACAGATTAAAACACGAGCGGATTAA
- a CDS encoding oxidative damage protection protein produces MSQIIFCYKLQKEAEAMKKQPFPGPLGEKIFKNISQKAWDMWLAHQTMLINEYRLNLIDPQARAFLHEEMEKYFFGNGSEKPVGFSPRE; encoded by the coding sequence ATGAGTCAGATAATTTTTTGCTACAAATTACAAAAAGAAGCCGAGGCAATGAAAAAACAGCCTTTTCCCGGCCCTTTAGGGGAAAAAATATTTAAGAACATTTCCCAAAAAGCCTGGGACATGTGGCTTGCCCACCAAACCATGCTCATCAATGAATATCGACTGAATTTGATCGATCCTCAGGCGAGAGCATTTCTGCATGAAGAAATGGAGAAATATTTTTTTGGTAATGGGTCCGAAAAACCAGTCGGTTTTTCTCCCCGGGAATAA
- a CDS encoding pseudouridine-5'-phosphate glycosidase produces the protein MFAEYLQFNEEVAEAISLHRPVVALESTIISHGMPYPDSLATAQAVEHILREKNVTPATIALHQGKIHIGLDKSLIEHLAQSNDIIKASRRDIAYVLSQKLTASTTVAATMYCAHLANLSLFVTGGIGGVHPQVTESFDISADLIELSSTPVTVVCSGAKSILDLPKTLEILETYGVAVIGFKTNEFPAFYSRSSGIPLVHRLDTAEDIAKLMHTHHQLSLKNGLLIANPIPLSAEIPDKKITPLIQQAYEDARHVSGKAITPFLLKRLNELTAGQTLKANIELIKNNALLGAKIALAYQKQANRKKI, from the coding sequence ATGTTTGCGGAATATTTGCAATTTAATGAAGAAGTGGCAGAAGCCATAAGCCTGCACCGTCCTGTTGTGGCTCTTGAATCCACTATCATCTCGCACGGTATGCCTTACCCCGACAGCCTTGCCACTGCACAGGCGGTCGAACACATCCTTCGGGAAAAAAATGTAACACCAGCCACCATTGCTCTTCATCAGGGGAAAATTCATATAGGACTTGATAAATCACTTATTGAACATTTAGCTCAAAGCAACGATATCATTAAAGCTTCTCGCCGTGACATAGCCTATGTATTGAGCCAGAAGCTCACAGCAAGCACTACCGTCGCCGCAACAATGTACTGTGCTCATCTGGCCAATCTTTCCTTGTTCGTGACAGGAGGCATCGGAGGCGTTCATCCTCAGGTAACTGAGAGCTTTGACATCTCTGCTGATCTCATTGAATTGTCCTCAACGCCGGTTACTGTGGTTTGCTCAGGTGCGAAATCCATTCTGGATCTTCCCAAAACTCTTGAAATCTTGGAAACCTATGGCGTCGCTGTTATTGGTTTTAAAACCAATGAATTTCCTGCATTTTACAGTCGCTCCAGTGGCATTCCTCTCGTGCATCGCCTTGACACTGCCGAGGATATTGCAAAACTAATGCACACTCATCATCAATTGTCGCTAAAAAATGGTCTGCTCATTGCAAATCCTATCCCCCTATCTGCAGAAATCCCGGACAAAAAAATTACACCGCTCATTCAACAGGCTTATGAAGATGCCAGACATGTGAGCGGTAAAGCCATTACTCCTTTTTTATTAAAACGACTTAATGAGCTTACAGCTGGACAAACGCTCAAGGCCAACATCGAGCTGATTAAAAATAACGCACTATTAGGCGCAAAAATTGCACTGGCCTACCAAAAACAAGCAAATCGAAAAAAAATTTAA
- a CDS encoding IS3 family transposase (programmed frameshift): MKRRYTEEQIIKAIKSHEAGTKVADICREYSISSGTFYNWRSKYAGLEINEAKRLRELESENNKLKKLLADKLLEVEAMKDVLFKKVVTPAERKPIAQHLILRFKLSERVACRLTGLSRTMFRYQPRSRADDVVRARLRALATQYPAYGYLLLHGLLKAEGLVINKKHTYRLYTEEGLQVRTKKRKKLTRPRQPIELPTAPNQRWSMDFVSDQLSNGRRFRVLNVVDDFSREMVGQLVSTSISGRQVARFLDQLIEQRSKPNKVICDNGTEFTSKAMFFWSKESGVNLGFIQPGKPTQNAFVESLNGKFRNECLNLHWFRTLDEAKYEIALWREHYNYVRPHSSLNYMSPVEYAKQVA, encoded by the exons ATGAAAAGACGTTATACAGAAGAACAAATCATCAAAGCCATTAAATCTCACGAAGCTGGAACCAAAGTGGCTGATATCTGTCGTGAATACAGCATTTCCTCAGGGACATTTTACAATTGGCGAAGTAAGTACGCAGGGCTTGAAATTAATGAGGCTAAGCGGCTACGTGAACTTGAATCTGAGAACAATAAACTTAAGAAGTTATTAGCTGACAAACTTCTTGAAGTAGAAGCAATGAAGGATGTGCTGT TCAAAAAAGTGGTAACGCCCGCGGAAAGAAAGCCAATTGCTCAACACCTTATATTACGTTTTAAACTCAGTGAGCGTGTGGCTTGTAGGCTAACGGGATTGAGTCGAACGATGTTTCGGTATCAACCCAGATCACGGGCGGATGATGTAGTCAGAGCAAGACTCAGGGCATTGGCAACGCAATACCCTGCTTATGGTTATTTGTTACTTCATGGTTTACTCAAAGCAGAGGGCTTGGTCATTAATAAGAAACATACTTATCGGTTATATACCGAGGAGGGATTACAAGTACGAACGAAGAAGCGTAAAAAGCTTACCCGACCTAGACAGCCAATAGAATTACCCACAGCACCTAATCAACGTTGGTCAATGGATTTTGTATCTGATCAACTGAGTAATGGAAGACGATTTCGTGTATTAAATGTTGTCGACGATTTTTCCCGTGAGATGGTTGGTCAGCTGGTTTCCACATCAATCAGTGGCCGGCAAGTTGCACGTTTTCTAGATCAATTAATTGAGCAACGTTCTAAGCCAAATAAAGTGATTTGCGACAATGGGACCGAATTTACTAGCAAAGCAATGTTCTTTTGGAGCAAAGAAAGTGGTGTGAACCTTGGTTTTATTCAACCAGGAAAGCCAACACAAAACGCTTTTGTGGAAAGCTTGAATGGCAAGTTTAGAAATGAATGCCTAAACCTGCACTGGTTCCGGACACTGGATGAAGCAAAATATGAGATTGCTCTATGGCGTGAGCACTATAACTATGTTCGCCCGCATAGCTCACTCAATTATATGTCACCAGTTGAATATGCGAAACAGGTAGCATAA
- a CDS encoding AbrB/MazE/SpoVT family DNA-binding domain-containing protein codes for MNTKEKFQAHMKIHAKIQKWGNSLALRVGGAMREIPHLKEGTDVDIEITKDGFTVTKSKKKKHFPFKESDLIKGLSPETAHADLLATPQPNEVEQ; via the coding sequence ATGAATACAAAAGAAAAGTTTCAAGCGCATATGAAAATACATGCAAAAATACAAAAATGGGGCAATAGTTTAGCTCTTCGTGTAGGTGGCGCTATGCGTGAAATCCCTCATCTTAAAGAAGGAACTGATGTGGATATTGAAATCACCAAAGATGGCTTTACCGTTACAAAATCGAAAAAGAAAAAGCACTTCCCATTTAAAGAATCAGACCTAATTAAAGGTTTATCACCTGAAACGGCCCATGCAGATTTACTTGCTACACCTCAGCCAAATGAGGTTGAGCAGTAA
- a CDS encoding type II toxin-antitoxin system PemK/MazF family toxin gives MIKKYMPERNDIIWLDFEPTKGKEIGKYRPALVLSSKEYNKATGLLICCPISTSIRGGSTEVTIENLDKPSVVAASLIQTLSWKDRKAKFISAAEPQVMEEVLYRIIPLIGADQLFDVDE, from the coding sequence ATGATAAAAAAATACATGCCGGAAAGAAACGATATCATTTGGCTTGACTTTGAACCTACAAAAGGCAAAGAAATTGGAAAATATCGACCTGCTTTAGTCTTATCATCAAAAGAATATAATAAAGCGACGGGATTACTTATTTGCTGTCCAATCAGCACAAGTATTCGAGGTGGAAGTACAGAAGTTACCATAGAGAACCTTGATAAACCAAGTGTTGTTGCCGCCAGCCTAATTCAAACGCTCTCATGGAAAGATAGAAAAGCGAAATTTATCTCTGCAGCAGAACCCCAAGTTATGGAGGAGGTCTTATACCGCATTATACCCTTGATTGGTGCTGATCAATTGTTTGATGTGGATGAGTAA
- a CDS encoding tyrosine-type recombinase/integrase, with product MLKQVMSDWLNKPIINITREMIAKRHANHGKMHSKARANYGMRVLKALFNFAEQEYQLDHGQPIIALNPVEYLSHTRSWFKIERRNTLIKSHQLEAWHNGLTRLGDMEDYPQSLMWKDYFLLVLFTGLRRMEAASLPWKNVDFKAKTFILHNTKNRENHTLPMSDFLYDLFWRRHQFKINEFVFPASSKTGHIVEPRKAMLKVAKLSGVPFTVHDLQP from the coding sequence GTGTTAAAACAAGTTATGTCAGATTGGTTGAACAAACCGATAATTAACATCACTCGAGAAATGATAGCAAAACGTCATGCCAATCATGGCAAAATGCATTCAAAAGCTCGTGCTAATTATGGCATGCGGGTGCTAAAAGCATTATTTAACTTTGCTGAACAAGAATACCAATTGGATCATGGCCAGCCTATAATCGCGTTAAATCCTGTTGAGTATTTATCTCATACTCGAAGTTGGTTTAAAATCGAACGTAGAAATACCTTGATTAAAAGTCATCAATTAGAAGCCTGGCATAATGGATTGACTCGCCTTGGAGACATGGAAGATTACCCTCAATCACTGATGTGGAAAGATTATTTCCTTCTGGTTTTATTCACGGGATTAAGACGAATGGAGGCTGCTTCGTTGCCTTGGAAGAATGTCGATTTTAAAGCGAAGACATTTATTTTACATAATACTAAGAATCGGGAAAATCACACATTGCCAATGTCTGATTTTTTATATGATTTATTCTGGCGTAGGCATCAATTCAAAATCAATGAATTTGTATTTCCTGCATCCAGCAAAACTGGTCATATTGTTGAACCAAGAAAAGCAATGTTGAAAGTTGCCAAATTATCAGGTGTTCCTTTTACAGTCCATGATCTGCAACCATAG
- a CDS encoding cytochrome P450, whose protein sequence is MPFNQNEKNIDLNNNSQNQDISESHASNYSLSALTHYGYYGIGYSYELYFNPTKFILNYLYPIASREGVAVAPAFSPFLVSLGYAPQIVVLGPHDKTALLRLFQYGEEENDTAAREPLDRVRHALGTVTIANMQGEKAYEQRKKIKQHLHNDIETYTETYRIFLNLFKNWDFHYTYQENIRFAVTNVVAKVVFGIPLVDIAYMKTLQEMSYALAHYEPTDARFKEASQHMQMIGDNIVKQYGKDIIKANKFIADQLQDDSSVEKLLEIKAGSSILVEGNLSNTIMIALERIMDDEIIKNRLRKEFKSFDFATPSEKTFEEINKNVYLHQIYMEALRFVQSSVMIARKSSHITEWDIKNKEGESRHFSINAGSYFFAPVRAMGHDPNLWKNPEQFDPARFEGTKLNEFSLNNIFPFTTGKRMCPAASRFAKLVFKTAIVVTVLRNEFTLSAKMQPIPADSIHPILEPPMRLESYKEAHATDIDPLEIQCLGRGLC, encoded by the coding sequence ATGCCATTTAACCAAAATGAAAAAAACATCGACCTAAATAATAACAGTCAAAACCAGGACATAAGTGAAAGCCACGCCTCTAATTACAGTCTGTCTGCTCTCACTCATTATGGTTATTACGGTATAGGGTATAGCTATGAACTTTATTTTAATCCGACAAAGTTTATTTTAAATTACCTTTATCCGATTGCTTCCCGGGAAGGGGTTGCTGTTGCGCCAGCCTTTTCTCCTTTTTTGGTGAGCCTGGGCTACGCGCCCCAAATTGTGGTTCTTGGCCCTCACGATAAAACAGCATTGTTGCGTCTTTTTCAATATGGTGAAGAAGAGAATGACACGGCTGCCAGAGAACCATTGGATCGTGTTCGCCATGCCTTGGGAACCGTGACGATTGCAAATATGCAAGGTGAAAAGGCCTATGAACAAAGGAAAAAGATTAAACAGCATCTTCATAATGATATCGAAACATATACCGAAACATATCGTATTTTTTTAAATTTATTTAAAAATTGGGATTTTCATTACACTTATCAGGAAAACATTCGTTTTGCCGTTACCAATGTGGTAGCTAAAGTTGTTTTTGGGATCCCTCTGGTAGATATAGCGTATATGAAAACCCTTCAAGAAATGAGTTATGCTCTTGCTCATTACGAGCCTACCGATGCCAGGTTCAAAGAAGCCAGTCAACACATGCAAATGATCGGTGATAATATAGTGAAACAGTATGGCAAAGATATTATCAAAGCCAATAAATTTATCGCTGATCAATTACAAGATGATTCTTCAGTAGAAAAGTTATTAGAAATTAAAGCAGGTTCATCTATCCTGGTGGAAGGAAATTTGTCCAACACCATTATGATAGCACTTGAGCGCATCATGGATGATGAAATCATAAAAAATCGTTTGCGTAAAGAATTCAAATCCTTTGATTTTGCTACGCCTTCGGAAAAAACATTCGAAGAGATCAATAAAAATGTATATCTTCATCAGATATACATGGAAGCCCTGCGCTTTGTCCAGTCAAGTGTGATGATTGCAAGAAAATCAAGCCATATAACCGAATGGGATATTAAAAATAAAGAAGGTGAGAGCCGACATTTCAGCATCAATGCCGGCTCTTACTTTTTTGCCCCTGTCCGAGCTATGGGACATGATCCTAATCTATGGAAAAACCCTGAGCAATTCGATCCTGCTCGATTTGAGGGCACGAAACTCAATGAATTTTCCCTGAACAATATTTTCCCATTTACGACAGGAAAAAGAATGTGCCCAGCGGCTTCTCGCTTTGCCAAACTGGTGTTTAAAACAGCGATTGTAGTAACTGTTTTACGTAATGAATTTACACTATCGGCTAAAATGCAACCTATTCCCGCTGATTCCATCCACCCCATCCTTGAACCACCCATGCGGTTAGAAAGCTATAAGGAAGCTCATGCAACAGACATTGACCCATTAGAAATCCAATGTTTGGGCCGTGGCTTATGTTAA